AGATATAAAGATTAAAGACGCCATTGGCAGAGCCTGGCAATGTACAACCATCCAGTTTGATTTTAATTTGCCAGAACGTTTTGATATGCAATACATTGGAGCAGATAATCAAGCACATCGCCCATATATGATTCACAGAGCAATATTGGGCTCGGTGGAACGCTTCTTTGCCACTCTTTTAGAGTATCACGGTGGTAATCTGCCTTTATGGCTTGCTCCAATCCAAATGATGTTATTACCAATAACAGATGCACAATTGGATTATGCTAAATCTTTACAAGATAGAATGCTAAGCTTGGGATTACGCTGTGAGATAGATAGTCGCAGCGAAAAGATTGGCTACAAAATCCGCGAAGCCGAACTTAAGAAGATTCCTTATATGTGTATTATTGGTAAGAAAGAAGCAGATGCAGGCACCCTTACTCTACGACGTCATACCAAAGGTGATTTGGGTTCGATGAGTATTAATGAGGCAATAAACATAATTAAAGCAGAATTATGAGTGTGTTTGAAAGCATCAAAGAAGAGCTACTTAAAGAAGCTTCCGCTATCACTTCTGTTGCTGAGACATTAGAACCCTTACAAGTAGAGAAAGCTTTCCTTCTGTTGCAAAAATGCAGAGGGAAAGTAGTTCTCACCGGAATTGGAAAAGCCGGCATTATAGCGCGCAAGATCTCTGCAACTTTAGCCAGTACCGGCACCAGTTCAATTTTTCTTCACGCTGGCGAAGGCATTCACGGAGATTTGGGAATGCTTGCCAAAGAAGATTTGGTTATGGCGGTATCAAACAGCGGAAATACTTCCGAAATGTTGGCGATAATCCCCTATATCAAGTTTATCGGTATTCCCCTTATTAGCATTACAGGAAATAGCAGCTCCCAATTGGCTAAGGCTTCTGATGCAGTATTATGCACAAAGGTCGATGCAGATCTAGAACCATTAGGCATGGTTCCTACTTCCAGTACTACCGTTGCTTTAGCTTTAGGCGATGCTTTGGCTATTGCATTACTTAAAGACAAGAACTTCTCTCTTAATGATTTTGCCAGATTCCATCCGGGTGGAGTAATTGGGAAAAAGCTTCTCTTAAAGGTTGCGGATTTGATGCATTCTCGTGAAAATCTCCCTCACGTACACGAAAATACACCCATGCGAGAAGCAATATTGGAGATGACCAGCAAAAAACTTGGTTGTACCATTATAGAAGACGATGCTGGATTGATGAGAGGTATTATTACTGATGGAGATTTACGCCGGCAGCTTCAGATTCGAGGGGATGAGCTTCTAACGCATCGTGCGGCAGAATGTATGACTGCAAATCCGAAACATGCTTTAGCAAACGAACTGGCCGTTAGTGCATTGGCATTGATGGAGAAGCACAGTATTACAGCCCTTCCTGTAATAGATATACAAGGAAAAGCCATTGGAATCCTGCATATGCACGATCTTATCAGAGCAGGAGTTGTATAGTAGCTTCCCTACATTTTCAAACTGTCATATTAGCTTTTGAAAACCAGTTAGATAAGTATTTGTTTATAGCGAGGCATCCCTGTTTGGCATATCCAACAATCTTGAATAGATCGTTGAACAAATAACTCATTGATTTTAGCTGAGTTAAGCACCGATTATCATCACGATGTTTCTTCTTAATT
This genomic interval from Candidatus Cloacimonadota bacterium contains the following:
- a CDS encoding threonine--tRNA ligase is translated as DIKIKDAIGRAWQCTTIQFDFNLPERFDMQYIGADNQAHRPYMIHRAILGSVERFFATLLEYHGGNLPLWLAPIQMMLLPITDAQLDYAKSLQDRMLSLGLRCEIDSRSEKIGYKIREAELKKIPYMCIIGKKEADAGTLTLRRHTKGDLGSMSINEAINIIKAEL
- a CDS encoding KpsF/GutQ family sugar-phosphate isomerase, which codes for MSVFESIKEELLKEASAITSVAETLEPLQVEKAFLLLQKCRGKVVLTGIGKAGIIARKISATLASTGTSSIFLHAGEGIHGDLGMLAKEDLVMAVSNSGNTSEMLAIIPYIKFIGIPLISITGNSSSQLAKASDAVLCTKVDADLEPLGMVPTSSTTVALALGDALAIALLKDKNFSLNDFARFHPGGVIGKKLLLKVADLMHSRENLPHVHENTPMREAILEMTSKKLGCTIIEDDAGLMRGIITDGDLRRQLQIRGDELLTHRAAECMTANPKHALANELAVSALALMEKHSITALPVIDIQGKAIGILHMHDLIRAGVV